CTCGGCGGCCCGGGCGTCGAGGTCGACGCCGGAACCCTCGACCTCGCCCAACACCTTCTTGGCCTCGTCGGTACGGCCGACCGAGATCAGGAAGCGCGGGGACTCCGGGATGACGAAGGACATCAGCCCGTAGAGCACGGCCGGGACGACCATCACACCGAGCATCCACTGCCAGGCCTCCAGGCCCGCGATCTCGCCGCGCTGGTCGCCGCCGGCCAGGTTCAGGATGCCCCAGTTGACGAGCTGCGAGACGGCGATGCCGATGACGATGGCCGCCTGCTGGAAGGAGGCCAGCCGGCCGCGGTAGGCGGCCGGGGAGACCTCGGCGATGTAGGCGGGACCGATGACCGAGGCCATACCGATGCCGAAGCCGCCGATGACGCGCCACATGGCGAGGTCCCACAGGGCGAACGGCAGGGCGGAGCCGACGGCGCTGACGGTGAAGAGGGTGGCGGCGATCTGCATGCAGCGGATCCGGCCGATCCGGTCGGCGATGCGGCCGGCGGTGGCCGCGCCGATGGCGCAGCCGATCAGGGCCGCCGCGATCACCTGCGCGAGGGTTCCGGAACCCACGTCGAAGCGGTCGCGGATCGCGACGACGGCGCCGTTGATCACCGAGCTGTCGTATCCGAAGAGGAAGCCGCCCATGGCCGCGGCCGCGGTGATGAAGATGACGTGCCCGAGGTGGTCGGGGTGGGGCGCGCGTCCGCCGCCCGAGGCCGACGCCTGCTCTGTGCTGCTGGTCAAGGTCTGCTCCTGCGTGCCCGGCTGCGATGGCGGGTGGGGTGGTTCCTTCCAGTGGCGCACAGGTGGGGAACCGGCACCACCCGAAGGGAAAAGGCAGCGGAGCAGAGCTTATGTGTTCAGTTCATGAAGTCAACACCCCGGCAGAAGTGCATAGAGATGAGTGGACCTTCACTTCTTGAATGAACAGCGATCGGCTGCGACGATCCCGTCAGCGCAGCCGCTGGCTGATGACCTTCGACACGCCGTCGCCCTGCATCGAGACGCCGTAGAGGGCGTCCGCGATCTCCATCGTCCGCTTCTGGTGCGTGATGACGATCAGCTGGGAGCTCTCCTGGAGCTCCGCCATGATGCGGATGAGCCGCTGCAGGTTGGTGTCGTCAAGGGCTGCCTCCACTTCGTCCATCACGTAGAACGGGCTGGGCCGGGCCTTGAAGATGGAGACCAGCAGGGCCACGGCCGTCAGCGAACGCTCCCCGCCGGAGAGCAGGGAGAGCCGCTTGACCTTCTTGCCCGGCGGCCGGGCCTCCACGTCCACCCCGGTGGCCAGCATGTCGTCCGGATCAGTGAGGACGAGCCTGCCCTCGCCGCCCGGGAACAAACGCGCGAAGACGCCCTCGAACTCCCTGGCCGTGTCCTGGTACGCCTCGGTGAAGACCTGCTCCACCCGCTTGTCGACTTCCTTCACGACTTGAAGGAGGTCCGCCCGGGTCTTGCGGAGGTCCTCGAGCTGCTCGCTGAGGAACTTGTGGCGCTCCTCCAAGGCCGCGAACTCCTCCAGCGCGAGCGGGTTGACCTTGCCGAGCTGCTGGTACGCGCGCTCGGCCGCCTTGAGGCGTTTCTCCTGGCGGGCGCGGTCGAAGGGGCCGGGGCGGTTGCGGGGGTGCTCAGGGTCCTCGGGGAGCTCCTCGCCCTCGGCGGGCGGCGACGGGGGGACGGGCTGGTCCGGCCCGTACTCGGCCACCAGACCGGCCGCCTCCACCCCGAACTCCTCCAGGGCCCGGCTCTCCACCTGCTCGATCCGCATCCGCTTCTCGGCGCCGAGCACCTCGCCCCGGTGCACGGAGTCGGTGAGCTTGTCCAGCTCCCCCTTGAGGTCGCGCCCCCGGGCGCGGGCATCGGCCAGTTCCCGTTCCCGCAGGCCCTTGGCCTGCTCGGCGAGGGTGCGCTCCAGCTCCGCGCGCCCGATCGACACCTCCAGGTGCGCGAGCAGCTGCCGGGCCCCGTCGGTCACCGCCCGGCCCACCTCGGCCTCGTGGCGCAGCCGGCGGCGGCGGCGTTCCGCCCGGGTGCGGGCCTCGCGTTCGGCGCGGGCCGCGCGGTCGAGGGAGTCGGCGCGGCCGGCCAGGCCCTTGACCCGTTCCTCGTGGGTCCGCAGCTGGAGCCGTGCCTCCATCTCGGTCTGCCGGGCGTTGGCGCCATCGGCGGCGAGCCGGTCCCGGGAGGAGGTGTCGGGCTCTTCGTCCACCGGCGTCTCCTCGGCGATCGCGAGCCGCTCTGCGCACTCCTCGACCTCCAGGCGGGCCTGGTCCAGCGCGTCCTGCGCCCGGGCCGCGGCGGCGGCGCTGCGCTCGGCCTCGCCCGCGGCGCCCTTGGCCTGCCCGGCGAGCCGGCCGAGCTGCTGCGCGACCTGGGCCCTGGCCTGCTCCCCGGCGCGGCGCCGCTCGGCCAGCTCCTCCACGAGGGCTGCCGCGGCGCGGCGCCGGTCCTGCGCGGCGGCCTGGGCGGCGCCGAGTTCCGCGCAGGCGGCGTCCAGGCGGGTGAGCTCGGCGTCTGCCTCGTCGACGGCGGCCTGCACTTCGAGGAGGCTCGGCGCGCCGGCGGAGCCGCCGTGGGCGATGTGGGTCCCGAGCACGTCCCCGTCGGCGGTCACCGCGACCAGCTCGGGATGCTCGGCGACGACCGCCTCGGCCTGCGCCAGGGTCCCCACGACGACGTACCCCCGCAACACCCACCCCACGGCCCGCACGACCCCGGCGTCCCCGTCCACCAACTCCGCGGCGGGCACGGCCTGCTGCGTCCCCGCGTCCACCCGCACGCCGCCCGCCGGGCACGGCGCGCAGGCCCCGCCGGGGGCATGGGCCGCAGGACCGGCCTGCGGCGCGGACTGCGCCGGAGCCCCGTCGCGGGTCTCGACGCCCGCCCCGCCGGCGATCTCACCGGGGGCGTCGCCTCCGGCGCTGGGGCGCGGCCCGGAGGCGGCCGGGGGCCGCCCGCCGGGGGCGTCGCAGGCGGGGTCGCCGGCGGGGTCGCCCTCCGGCGCGCGCTGCGCCGGGGCTGCGCCCGGGGTGGCGGCCCGGGGGGCGGCGCCGGTCGCGGTGGCGGCGGGGGTGGCCGACTGGGGCGGGACCGTGGCAGGGGGCTGAGGGGTGATCAGGAGGGTGGCGCGGCCGGCGTCGCAGTCGCGCAGGTGGCGGAGGGCGTCGGCCGCCGCGGACGGGGAGGCGACCGCCACCGCGTCGGCCGCCGCGCCCAGCGCCGCCGCCACCGCGACCTCGTACCCCGCAGCCACCCGCACCCGTTCGGCCGCCGGCCCCAGCAGCCCGCCCAGCCGGGCCGCCAGCAGCGCTCCCGTACCGTCCTTGCGCCGCAGCCCCAGCGCCAGCGCGTCCCGCCGCGCCGACACCGCCGCCCGCGACCGCTCCGCCGCTGTCAGCGCCTCGCGCGCCGCGGCCAGCGCCGCCTCCGCCTGTTCCAGCCCGGTCCGCGCCGCCTGGTACTCCGCCTGCTCCGACGGTTCGTCCCCGCCCGCGACCTCCTCGGCCAGCGCCTCGTACTCCGCCTGCGCGGCCTCCGCCCGGCGGTGCGCCTCGTCCCGCGCCGCGACCAGCCGGTCGATCTCCGCCTGCGCCGCACCCGCCCGCGACCGCGCGGCGCCCAGCCGTCCGGTCAGCCGGGCCAGGCCCTCGCGCCGGTCGGCGATGGCCCGCGCCGCGTCCCGCAGCCGCCGCTCCTCCTCGGCCAGCGCCCGCTCCAGCTCCGCCCGGTGCTCGACGGTGTCCTCCAGCGCCCGCGACGCCGCCTCCAGCGCCGCCGTCAGCTCCGCCTCCTGCTCGCGGATCCGCTCGGCCTCCCGTTCCAGCTCCTCGGGGTCGCGGCCGCGCCGTTCCTCCTCCACCGGCGCCGAGGCCGACTTGACCCGTGCCTCGGCCAGCGACGCCGTCCCCCGTACCCGTTCGGCGAGCTGGGACAGCTCGTACCAGGTGCGCTGCGCCCGCTGCAGCCGTGGCGCGAGGTCACGTACCGCTTCCTCCAGCTCCGCCTCGCGCCGCACCGCACCCGCGAGTTCCCGCTCCGCCGACTCCTTGCGCTCCTTGAGCGCGGCCTCGTCGGCGATCTCCGCTTCCAGCGCCCCCCGCAGCGCGACGAGGTCGTCGGCGAGCAGCCTCAGCCGCGCGTCCCGCAGGTCCGCCTGGATCACCGCTGCCCGGCGGGCCACCGCCGCCTGCCGCCCGAGCGGCTTCAACTGGCGGCGCAGCTCGTCCCCCAGGTCCTGCACGCGGGCGAGGTTGGCCTGCATCGCGTCCAGCTTCCGCAGCGCCTTTTCCTTGCGCTTGCGGTGCTTCAACACCCCGGCCGCCTCCTCGATGAAGGCGCGGCGGCCCATCGGGTCGGCGTGCAGGACGGAGTCCAGCTGCCCCTGTCCGACGATCACGTGCATCTCGCGGCCGATGCCGGAGTCGGAGAGCAGCTCCTGGATGTCGAGCAGGCGGCAGGTGTCCCCGTTGATCTGGTACTCGCTGCTGCCGCCGCGGAACATGATCCGGGTGAGGGTGACCTCGGCGTACTCGATGGGCAGGGCGCCGTCGGAGTTGTCGATGGTCAGGGACACCTCGGCGCGGCCGAGCGGCGGCCGGCCCGTCGTGCCGGCGAAGATGACGTCCTCCATCTTTCCGCCGCGCAGGGACTTGGCCCCCTGTTCCCCCATGACCCAGGACAGCGCGTCCACCACGTTGGACTTGCCCGACCCGTTCGGGCCCACGACGCAGGTGATCCCGGGTTCGAACCGCAGGGTGGTGGCGGATGCGAAGGACTTGAAGCCACGCAGGGTCAGGGACTTGAGGTGCACGCCGCCGGACTCTACCTTTCACCTTCGGTTTCGCCCCGGAAGGTCTCGGGCAGATCAGACGCTGAAGGAAACGGCCCCCATCCGGCCCAGTGCCCCCGATCGGCGCACGGGTCACCGGCCCGGGACGGCTGCGCAGAGGAAGGGACGGCCGCGGAAGGGAAGAGGCGAGGGCGAAGAGGCCGCGGCGAAGAGGCGGCGGCAAGGAAGAAGGGACGCCGAAGCGTCCCTTGCAGATCGTGCTTGCTGGAGTCGAGCGTCGACGCGAGAGCGCGGATCAGGTGAGCGCAGGCTCCGCCTGGGATACGTCGAGGGTGTCCAGCAACGTGTCTCCGTGCTGAGCGGCGGCCGCATTCAGTGCGTCGTTTTCGGACTGGATCCGTCCGAGTTCGGACTCGAGGTCCTGGACGCGCTGCTGAAGCCGTCGCATCTCGGCGAGGAGTCGCGGGTCAGAACCGCCGACGTAACCGAGAAGCGCCTTTGCCATGATGGATGGTCCTCCACACTGAGTGACCGACCGAAGCGGTGTGGGTCGTGAGGGAATCGCACCCGCGGCGGTCCGGCAGCGACTGTCAGTCACTGCGCTTACTACTGTCAGCGCTGCCAAACAGCTCAGGTGCGCGGGGCTTCCAGCGTCTCACCAAAAAGTTTGACGGTCAACACGATCACGCCCTGTATCGGCGCGCAGCCCTGCCCTGGCACGGGAGGCGGAGATCGTCCACATCTCCGAGCCTTCCACGTTTCACCGGGCGCGGCAACGCCTCCGCGAGGAATCCGCAGTTCCGAGGCGGTGCGACCCGCCCGCGGATCCGATCAGCCCATGATCGGCTGATCGGTCACCGGATGGCGAAACCGTCGTAGCCACCGCGCGGTGTGCCCCAGATCTCTGTTACTCCGTCCACCCGCCCGGGCGTGTCGCCCGACCGCAGCCAGTCCAGCAGCCGGTGGCAATTCTCACGTTGACCCTCGGCCACGACCTGCACTCGGCCGTCGTCCAGGTTCAGTGCGAAGCCGACCACGCCTCCGATCTCCAGCGCATAGGCCCTGGTGAACCAGCGGAAGCCCACTCCCTGTACTCGGCCGCGCACCCATGCGGTCAGCCGGACGTCTTCGTTCATGCGTGAAAGCTAACCGGACGATCACTTTCCAGGCACATCACCCCCCTGGGCCCATGGCGTACAGTCGCGCACCAATGAACTCACCCATTTGGGTGTGTTAGGGATGATCTTGCAAGGAAGGCCAGCCGGATGGGACGCCACCGACTCCACGCCGCACCGCCCGGCGGCGGCAAGCGCCGCACCCTCGTGCGCAACGGTCTGCTGGGCGTCTCCGTGGCCGTGGTCCTCGGCACGGCGGCCGTCACCACCGGTCTCGTACCGGTCGGCGACTCCTTCCCCTACGTGGGTACGGACTCCGCCTCCAAGACGGAGGCCAAGGCTTCGCCGACGCCGGACGCCGGGAGCTCCCTCCAGCAGCAGGGCGGCCTCACCGGACTGCCGGGCCGGGCCGTTCCCTCCGCCGAAGCGAGCAGCGCCTCCCCCACCCCGTCCGCTTCGCCATCCCCCTCGGTCTCCGCCTCCCCCTCGCCCACGCCCTCGCCGTCCACCAAGGCCCCGGAGCCGGTGAAGACCACCGCCGCCCCCAAGCCCGCGGCACCCAAGCCCGCGGCACCCAAGCCCGCGGCTCCCAAGCCGGCCGCGCCCAAGCCCGTCGTCCCGGTCCCCGCGACGGGTGACGGCCACTCCTCGGAAGAGGCGGCCGTCCTCGCCCTGGTGAACCAGGAGCGCGCCCAGGCGGGGTGCGGCCCGGTCCGGGCGAACCCCCCGCTCGCCTCCCTGGCCGCGGCGTTCAGCAAGGACATGGCAGTACGGGGCTTCTTCGACCACACCGACCCCGACGGGCGCACCCCCTGGGACCGGGCCCAGGCCGCCGGCATCTCCGGCCTCGGCGGCGAGAACATAGCCCGGGGCCAGGGCGACGCGGCGTCGGTGATGAACGCCTGGATGAACAGCCCGGGCCACAAGGCGAACATCCTCAACTGTGAGTTCCGCACCCTGGGCGTCGGCGCCTACTTCGGCGCCGGCGGCCCCTGGTGGACCCAGGACTTCGGCTTCTAGCCCCGGCGCCCGGCCCCGGCCCGGCGCCCACCTCCGCCCGGGGATCCTTCCCCGAGCGGACTCAGGCGGCCAGCGCCGCGCGCCCCGCCACGATCACGCGCGCGTGCTGCGCAACGCGGCGGC
This Streptomyces sp. NBC_00539 DNA region includes the following protein-coding sequences:
- a CDS encoding sugar porter family MFS transporter; this translates as MTSSTEQASASGGGRAPHPDHLGHVIFITAAAAMGGFLFGYDSSVINGAVVAIRDRFDVGSGTLAQVIAAALIGCAIGAATAGRIADRIGRIRCMQIAATLFTVSAVGSALPFALWDLAMWRVIGGFGIGMASVIGPAYIAEVSPAAYRGRLASFQQAAIVIGIAVSQLVNWGILNLAGGDQRGEIAGLEAWQWMLGVMVVPAVLYGLMSFVIPESPRFLISVGRTDEAKKVLGEVEGSGVDLDARAAEIEHAMRSEHKSTFRDLLGGRFGFLPIVWIGIGLSVFQQLVGINVIFYYSSALWQSVGIDPSSSFLYSFTTSMINIVGTVIAMIFVDRLGRKPLALIGSVGMAISLGTAAWAFSFKEGTGDNITLPDTQGTVALVAAHSFVLFFALSWGVVVWVLLGEMFPNRIRAAALGVAASAQWIANWLITVTFPSLADWSLSGAYVIYAVFAALSIPFILKWVPETKGKALEEMG
- a CDS encoding chromosome segregation SMC family protein, whose product is MHLKSLTLRGFKSFASATTLRFEPGITCVVGPNGSGKSNVVDALSWVMGEQGAKSLRGGKMEDVIFAGTTGRPPLGRAEVSLTIDNSDGALPIEYAEVTLTRIMFRGGSSEYQINGDTCRLLDIQELLSDSGIGREMHVIVGQGQLDSVLHADPMGRRAFIEEAAGVLKHRKRKEKALRKLDAMQANLARVQDLGDELRRQLKPLGRQAAVARRAAVIQADLRDARLRLLADDLVALRGALEAEIADEAALKERKESAERELAGAVRREAELEEAVRDLAPRLQRAQRTWYELSQLAERVRGTASLAEARVKSASAPVEEERRGRDPEELEREAERIREQEAELTAALEAASRALEDTVEHRAELERALAEEERRLRDAARAIADRREGLARLTGRLGAARSRAGAAQAEIDRLVAARDEAHRRAEAAQAEYEALAEEVAGGDEPSEQAEYQAARTGLEQAEAALAAAREALTAAERSRAAVSARRDALALGLRRKDGTGALLAARLGGLLGPAAERVRVAAGYEVAVAAALGAAADAVAVASPSAAADALRHLRDCDAGRATLLITPQPPATVPPQSATPAATATGAAPRAATPGAAPAQRAPEGDPAGDPACDAPGGRPPAASGPRPSAGGDAPGEIAGGAGVETRDGAPAQSAPQAGPAAHAPGGACAPCPAGGVRVDAGTQQAVPAAELVDGDAGVVRAVGWVLRGYVVVGTLAQAEAVVAEHPELVAVTADGDVLGTHIAHGGSAGAPSLLEVQAAVDEADAELTRLDAACAELGAAQAAAQDRRRAAAALVEELAERRRAGEQARAQVAQQLGRLAGQAKGAAGEAERSAAAAARAQDALDQARLEVEECAERLAIAEETPVDEEPDTSSRDRLAADGANARQTEMEARLQLRTHEERVKGLAGRADSLDRAARAEREARTRAERRRRRLRHEAEVGRAVTDGARQLLAHLEVSIGRAELERTLAEQAKGLRERELADARARGRDLKGELDKLTDSVHRGEVLGAEKRMRIEQVESRALEEFGVEAAGLVAEYGPDQPVPPSPPAEGEELPEDPEHPRNRPGPFDRARQEKRLKAAERAYQQLGKVNPLALEEFAALEERHKFLSEQLEDLRKTRADLLQVVKEVDKRVEQVFTEAYQDTAREFEGVFARLFPGGEGRLVLTDPDDMLATGVDVEARPPGKKVKRLSLLSGGERSLTAVALLVSIFKARPSPFYVMDEVEAALDDTNLQRLIRIMAELQESSQLIVITHQKRTMEIADALYGVSMQGDGVSKVISQRLR
- a CDS encoding acylphosphatase; amino-acid sequence: MNEDVRLTAWVRGRVQGVGFRWFTRAYALEIGGVVGFALNLDDGRVQVVAEGQRENCHRLLDWLRSGDTPGRVDGVTEIWGTPRGGYDGFAIR
- a CDS encoding CAP domain-containing protein, producing the protein MGRHRLHAAPPGGGKRRTLVRNGLLGVSVAVVLGTAAVTTGLVPVGDSFPYVGTDSASKTEAKASPTPDAGSSLQQQGGLTGLPGRAVPSAEASSASPTPSASPSPSVSASPSPTPSPSTKAPEPVKTTAAPKPAAPKPAAPKPAAPKPAAPKPVVPVPATGDGHSSEEAAVLALVNQERAQAGCGPVRANPPLASLAAAFSKDMAVRGFFDHTDPDGRTPWDRAQAAGISGLGGENIARGQGDAASVMNAWMNSPGHKANILNCEFRTLGVGAYFGAGGPWWTQDFGF